The window GAAGAATGAAGAATCTCACCCATTCTTACTAAGAAACTGAAAGAAACCCCAAAAACGCAAGAAAGATGTGTAGAAACAACTTATGAAACGAGGGGGATTTTAACTTTAGGTTTAATAATCTCCAAGGATGGAGATATGAAATCAAGACAATAGACTGCACTATACTACCTTGTCAAAATCTACcataaaacttattttcataaacCTACACCATCGTTACCCTAAATGCAATCTTCCAAGAGCAACTTCCTTAGGAGATCTATTTTTATTCCATCTCTGAGTGTTTTGAGATGGGAATTCTTCAgttgttttgatatttttgtcTACTTTAACATACATTCTATCAGATCCGAGCTTTCTATGTGCTTCAAATCTGAAATATCATGGATCTGATTTTCGGGTATATTTTTCTGGTTGTTAGTCTTGATTTACCCTTGTTTGGGTTTGAGATAGCaatatttcaaaattgattTATCATACGATTGCAATGAATTTTGAGCTACTTACTTGGACTTCAGTTTTAGGGGGATTCTGCATGAGTTCTAGCCTTATAGCAGACCGTGAAGTTCTGCAatgattattatgtttttttatttctttttcttagttTATTTCTAATTGGCCAGCTGGCCCAGTACATTGTTAGATTTGTTATCTTTTGTCTTATGTGTTGCCATTACCATTATAGGAATCAGAGAGAGAGCGAGAGTTAACTATTTCAGCTAAAGAGGTGTGAGGTTTAGAGGTATGACTAAATTTGTGAGTGAACTTGTAGCCGCGTATCTTATCTTCTCCTCTCGACCAATCTATCCTCACTTCTGTTTACTCATCCTATTTCAATCTTCTGTTTACTCATCACTTTCCTTGCTCTACTCATCACTTTCTAACTCCTTACAGATTCTTGAAGATATTGGTTGGTTAGGGGAGATCTTTGTATCATATTAGGCTAAAGTATTTTCTCTTTGTGGCTTAACAAAATCAATATTAAGATATGGCTTCAACAAATATAATTGTGCATCCATGTTTAATTTTGAAggagtatttatatttttataacatatacAAGCATAACTTGCTCTTCTATTAATAGATTTGTTTGGTTTCCAAATCCAAAATTGTTCCAGATGCCTTTGGAGAGAGTGGTTATGATTCTAAAGACCGATCTGTCACTGTCCCACCTAATTGTGTTCTGAAGATTGATTTGGAGCTGATATCATACAAGCCTGTCATTGATGTTACGGGTGATTCCAAGGTACTAAAAAAGATCTTGGAAGAGGGCCATGGCATTGATACTGCAAAAGAGAATGCATTTGTTAGTGGTAAGAATATCATGTGTACTTATTGGGTTCTTTTGGCTAACAAATCTATACAATTGACCTTTTTTAGATGCTATTGGTAAAACTAAAATAGCATGAGCATGATATATAAACATGTATTTGCTATATTATGTGTATATATCGTACACTTTAGTCCTTGTAATCATTCTAATAAAAGATACAGTTAATATCATAGTTTGAATTCATTtagaaagatttatatataatgcATAGATCCATACTGTTTGTTAATAGGAAAAAATCAtctatgtcatatatatatatatatatatatgatttatattcggattcttaaatttgatattaaagtGTACTTGATGTACATGGTATTATATTTCTGCTATTAgtaagtcaaaattattttctacaaTAATTGAGTTTTATGTCCAAAAAGAACACTTGTTGCACCTCAAAGGAAAGAAACAAtcttaagtttttaaaaattaaaataaataaaggccATTTTTGATCAAGGTTAAGGAAAGAAATAAGGAAGAATGACCTCTAAACACTTGATCAACTAATCTCCAAGAATGAAGACATTAATTACCATGTCTCAAAGGAACAATAAACCCAACATCACAAGAATCTAACATTTACTTCTCATTCAAAGCACCTGGATTTGGCGGTGGGCTGTTGTTCTAGTCTCCCAAAGGGAATAGTAGATGTGAGCGCAACTTGGCCCTAGCACTTGGTATCACCAGAAAATATAGAAAGAAATCTGCCCCAACCTACAAATGTTGAAAAGGAGTTGGCCAATATGAAATCCCTTTGTAGGTACATGCATCACTTCCGTACTTGAACCACAAGAAACAAAACAATCCTTGAACACAATATTATTcaaggaaaaaaaatcattacattaccaatctcttcCTCCCctgatttttaatttctttttcatgGCTCTTTTCTCTATCTTTTCTTCTGTTAGCCTCATTGTAAGTTTCAATTCCTTTTGTGTTTCTCATGTTGTTATCCTTAATTTTGTTTCTATTACCAATTTCTACAGTTAGGTATATAGCTATGCTTGAAAATGGCACTGTATTTGAGAAAAGAGGTTTTGATGGAGAAGGACCATTGGAATTTATCACTGAGGAAGGTAAGCTCACCTTTATTCTTCCTGAGATTCTTCGTACATAGTTTAAAGAAATGATAAAAGATGATTCTTAGGAAGAGATTGACGTTGTCTTCTCCTGTAGAACAAGTAATCGATGGATTGGACAGGGCTGTAGCTACAATGAAGAAGGGAGAGAAGGCATTATTGACTATAAATCCTGAATATGGCTTTGGAAATGTTCAAGTCAAGCGGGATCTTGCTATAATTCCACCAAATTCCACTGTTATCTATGAGATCGAGATGGTGGATTTTTTTAAGGTGATTTTCTGCctgattaaaaattatatatagaagatTCATCTTGAAGATGTTATCTGTAGGGTtttataattacttaattttctgttttaagttaatatgtgaATATTATTAGCGGTGCACCTTAGTGTTAAATCAGTCTGGTAACGGAGAGGATGATGGAAATATTATTTTCAGGACCGAATATCTCATATTGTCAATTTTCAACTCctaactattttattttctattgatTAAGGATGATTGTTTAAATGCTTGTGGGATTCTTTTCAGCTGTTtgtatgattgattattttagcCTTACAAGCTCGTAATTCATTGGACCCTATTCTCATCGTGATATGACATGTAATGCACATTATGGTATTCTGTTAATCTTGTAATGCACACATTTGAGGTTTTGAGACAAATGGTTTCTtcttatttgtttgtttcttccTAAAGGAGAAAGTGCCCAGCGAATTGAGTTGTCATGAAAGGATTCAGACTGCTgaaaggaagaaagaagaaggaaatCTCTTATTCAGAGATGGGAAGTACCAAAGAGCTGTCAAGAAATATGAAAAGGTATTCAGTTTGATGAATATAATGGCCCCACACTTACTTTGAGATATCTCATCTTGATGTGGATGCAAATGAGTTCACATTTAGAAATAGAACTTAGTCaggatttaaaaaattatttgttgtttCTCATCTCGTTTCAGATTCAAATCCAGATCCATAAACAAAGAGTGTTTATAAATAGGCATATTCTCGCTTCTTGTTTGATTTACTTGATTATGAATTTCTCCTTAATGTTTTTAAGGCAGTTGAATTCATCATTGAAGATGGGTCCTTAAGCGGTGACGATGGAAATGCAATGAAGACAATAAGAGTTTCATGTTGGTTGAATGTTGCAGCTTGTAACCTCAAGCTTAAAGATTTCCATCAAGTAATCAGTCTGTGCTCCAAGGTAAGAATACATTTGTGGTTTTTAGAGAGTTTGTGAGGGATTAAAGACCTCTGATTTTctttgtattataaaatatatgtctAGTACATTTAtatactaaataataaatattagtaagAAGTTACCATTACTGACTTAGTAGTTAGAACTATTACATAATAGGATCCCACTTACTATTTAGTTTGACTATTTCCACACGCCCCTCAAACTAGTTTCACTCCTCAAACTAGGCGGTAAATTCCATCTTAAATGGGGAGACACATAAGACCTTGATGTAACTACCAAAGAGTGGCTTTGAGGGAAATCGCTGAATGTAGAGATTATCACAGAGTGATATTGTGGAATGCATGGTGTCCGCTGAATTGACATAGATGGTGCTGAAGTGTTGCAGAGGAATGACGCTTGAGCTTTTGCGGAGGTGATGCCAAAACTTGGAAGTTGAAAATACTTCAGCCAAAATTTGAAATAGGCTCTTAAATTTTGGGTGAGCCAATTTTGAGATACCTACCATCAAATAAGATGTCCCTATGAGATATACCCAAATGGACTATTGTACTCTTGATTTCTTCTTTCGGTTTTGCGGGACATGAAATATGAAATAAGTGATAGGTTCCAAGTTCAAGACCAATATTTATCATTTGTGAAGACTCATAGATCAGTGCTAGACATGTCCTCAAGGTTATAGGTTCGAGTCATCACATCCggaccatttaaaaatatatatatacaagggTTCATTCCCCAAAgttattttcttgttatttttctACACTTAGAACGTCTTAAGTTGAATTGGAGTTCATGACTGGGGTTTTTAGCTAGCTTCCTACAAAAAAATGActaaattatcttaaaatacAAACAAGCCCTAAGGCTAAATGCATGCAATCGTCTTCAATCCATACTTTGACTTCGATAGTGGTATGTTGGATTTAAATGACTAGAGGAGCCAGTGACCCCTCAAACAAGGACCAGGCTTTAGATGAACACCACAAGAGACCTCAAATATTTACAAACAAAGGTGGCAATGAAGGAGAATGTGGGAAGTCATCTCCTTCGACCCGTAGCCTACTCGCAGTAGTAGTCCCTTTGTGCTTGCATGTGTTGTTAATAAGGATGCCTCAATGAAAGACTCACCATCCAAAAGAACATTTTAGATGGAACCCCATCAACCAGATAATGCCCAAGGGAAATCCAGATCCACCTTCctgaataaaatcaaataacagAGACCAAAGCTAAAGTTATCCTTGCCTCTACCGAAGACCGTCCTGAGAGTTCATCAACACATCAGGGCCACTCGAGCGAGCAACCGAGAAACAGAGTCAGACTCACTTTAGTTAAGGCGCTTGATAAACCGGGTAGAAGAATCAAAAGACCCACGACTAGAATGAAGATTTCCCTCATTGTGGCCCTCTTACAAATAGCAACCAAGAAAAGCTCTTAAAAGTCTTTAGCAAGGCTTGAATGCACCACTTGCATTCCAAAAGCAAATAGAATAACCATCGCTTACCTTGAATATAGAATTACACCTGAAGTCCTCCCAAATAACAAAGATATTATTCCAAACGCAACATCCAACTGGTCGatgactattttacccttatattttattaattttcaaggGTTAAAAGTGGTTTGTTGTTTTTACTAGTTTATTGAATTAATCAAGATATCTTAATTTGAactaaatctaaataattaaatgattttaaatgaCAATTATAAATGGACTTAATCTAAATAAGCACATCATTTGGTTTAAGTGATTAGTCGTGTTATCTAATACAACCTTACAACATGTAGATAAGTTTGgatttgtgaaaaaaaatgaagtttggATAGAAAATGTAGACAAATTCATCTAAGTATTGATTTGCATGTGGGGTTATGCTAGCTTactaaacattaaaaaaaaattatttgccTGATCAAATGGTCCTATAAATGTATGATTCTTTAAATGCATATTGTTTATCTTCTCTCTTCTTAATCTAGATGTGCTGATTATTTTTTGGTATTAAAGTGAAATGTATGAACCTCAATGAAGTTGAATCTCTTACAGGTCCTAGATGTGGAGTTCTATAATATAAAGGCTTTGTACAGACGGGCACAAGCATATATGGAAACGTATGATCTACAATTAGCTGAAATTGATATCAAGAAGGCTCTGGAGGCTGATCCACAAAACAGGCACATTCTGTGTTTGTGCCGTTATTCCTTTTTTGACACATGTGCATATATACAGATACATGATACTTTGTTATTTATATCAGGGAGGTTAAGATGGTCCAGAAGCGCTTGAAAGAACTTAAAGCTGAAAGCAACAAAAGGGATGCAAAACTCTTCGCAAACATGTTTGCTCCAAAGACAAAGGAGGGATATTTTGTTCCAAGAAAGGTAATAATCTTATAAATGCTAGCTTGGATAAAACCCAATCCTTCTTTCGATGGATTGAACTATTAGTTCTTTCTTATTAAATTCCTACTCCCTCCCAAACTACAAAGAGGAACATGTTATTGTTTCTTCTCACATAGGGAACCGGTTCTTCCTCTTTTTACATGATTTTTATCCTCTTTGTCAAGATTTAGTGCGGGCTAGTTGGATCCTGGTTATTCCTTTTAGTTTGTAGTATATTATAGAAAAACGTAAAGTACTAGCTGAAATAGTTTTTCCTGTTTGGTAAAAGAAGTGTGGTTGGATGAGATCACattgaatttgataaataaaattgtgtttGGAATATGATCTTAGCTTTTTGTAAGACAAATTTTTGGTTGGTAAAAGAATTGTAGAGCTGAATTATAATAAGCTGGATCCCAAATTAGATGTTGGGGTTTGATTAAAAAGTTTTAGCTTCTTTTGAAATGTAGTTTTGTGAACTTGTAACCAAATAGGCTACTTGAAATGGAAATGCCCTTTAAGAAAAGAGTGGTCCTTGTCTCAATAACTATTTTGTGATTTTGTTGAAAATTACATGTCTCTTACTTTCTGAATCCGTGTCATGAATGCACTATGACTGCATCTGATCAAACACATTGATATCCATTTCAGAAGTTGAAGATTGGAGAGGTAGAGGAATGACAGGATAGATGCAGAGTTCATCAGGCAAGATTTATGCAGCTTCAGCTCTGCCTGAAAATGAAATGTAATCTAGATGTGCAAAGAAGCTTCAGCTCGATCTGAAAATGGAATGGTTTAGATTTGACATAGATGCTTTTGCATAGATAAATACATAAATGGGAAATTTGTATAAGTGATCTCAGATGTGGCGATTTTGGCTCATGTTTGGATGACTCGTTGCTTCTGACAAAAGAAGAAGATTACTTAAACGTTTATTTGAAATCTCACTTATACTATTTCAATATAATACTGTAGGGGTGGTGGATATGATAGGTTGCCATCTTTGGTTACAGAGGATTTATTATTGTGAAAAAAATGATTTCTTACTAATACAAGTCTTTAGAATCAATCTATTAAGGTAGTTTAAATGGTAAGAATCGAATATAAGATACCAAATGTCATTGTTTGActctagtttaaaaaattatttagatgacAAGATCTAAACTTTCACCCATCAACTTATACCTTTCATTTTCcggaattcaaaatatttttttgaatattatttcTACTCAGCAAAgtactttataaattaaaatataaattttgtatttcaaTAAATAGTAAAAAGTTTCCGTTTAGATGGGCACACGAGACATAATATCAATGGTTTTTCTAGAGTACCCAATCTTTGAAACGAAATCTTTTCACTTTTACGTTTTGATgcgaataaaataaaatttctttcttAGTTTCTTGCGGAGAAAAACCCGATGACAATTCTAAAAAGTCAAAATTAACCTAATCGGATTATCAAAttgtttttagttatttttttcgAGTCTTTTCGTCTCTATGAAGATAGacggttaattattttaaggaatttaattcaaataaaatatttttaagaaaagatTTGTAAACGTTATATAGGTTAAGAGTTCTAACATAATCTAGTTTTTTAAAAGGAGGGATGATGGGGATATGAGTGCTCGGTCTAAAATGTTTCTTTAAAAGGAGAGATAATAAAATATGCATAAGACATTATGACTACACTAATTCATCGACTCTTCTAGAGTtagaacttaaaaaaatattcaacttCAAATTCGAATAATATTTGGCTACATTGTGGATGTTTGTTTGCATTTTTACGCGCTTACAATATATGTGCATTcattttagttaaatattacAAATTCTGTAGAATAAACAATCTTTTTCGTTCAAAGAAGCATTGTGATTTTATAGGAATGCTTTGTAAGCAATACATGTTTGCATGATTTGAAATCACctattaaaactttaaaataaaatatatatttcgcAACCTGCTTAAGGCGATCACGAATGCAACTTGAAAATGTATTGAAGATCCGTCTCCTTTATTTATTTCCATTTCTTTAGCTCTCCAAGGGCTTCTTTCCTAAGGTAGCCGATTATTCCATTCAATCTTTTAATGACCTTCATGCTAAATGATTTCTTCAATTTGAACATCCAAAATGTCGAGACTCttgtattttcattttcatgtgCAACAATACGTGTTGGCAACCAAGAccaatatgtataaaaaaatgttaaatctAAAGGACATGGATGGAGTCGGGCATCATTCATGAAGTAAATATTATCCATAAATTGCAAAGTCATTAAACTTCAATTTTACTATCTCTTTGACTTTTGAGCTTTCGAACCCATTTTTTCCTATTGTCTTTTGAGTCCTATTTGAGTCCTAGActttatcattttcaaataacttttagggtgtgtttgataactcaggaattgacattaaaattaaaattggagAATCTAGAGTTAAATTTGATAGTTCTaaattccaatctttttaggtcggaattgtaatttcaaattaacacgttttacatatttttgacatgtttaatacgttttttcacacattaaacacgtttaacacgttttaaacacgtttaaaacgtttttcacacgtttaatatattttcatatttgggcacgtttaacacgtttttgacacatttaacacgttttttacgtcattgacacgtttttgacacgtttaacatgattttcacattttaaacacgtttaacacgtttaacacgtttttgacacgtttaacacatttttgacacatttaacacgtttttggcacgtttaacacgtttttgacacatttaacacgtttttttacgtttttgacacgtttaacacgttttcacgtttttgacatatttaacacatttgtttacgtttttgacacgtttaccacatttttgacacgtttaacacgtttaacacgtcatttacacgtttttcacacgtttaacatattttcatattttggcacgtttaacacgtttttgacacatttaacacattttttacgtcattgacacgtttaacacgtttttgacacgtttaacatgattttcacatttttaacacgtttaacacgtttttggcacgtttaacacatttttggcacgtttaacacgtttttgacacgtttaacacgttttgacacattcaacatgtttttcacgtccttgacacgtttaacacgtttttgacacatttttcacgcccttgacacgtttaacacgtctttgacatgtttaacacgtttttggcacgttttgacacatttaacacgtttttcacgtccttgacacgattaacacatttttgacacatttaacatgtttttcacgtccttgacacatttaacacgttctCGACACgtgtttgacacgtttaacatgatttttcacgtttttaaaacgttgaacacgttttggcacgtttaacacgtttaacacgtttttcacgttcttgacatatttaacacgtttttgatacatttaacacttttttcacttctttgacacgtttaacacgtccttgacacgtttaacacgtttttgacacgtttaacacgttttggcacgtttaacacgtttttgacatgtttaacacgtttagacacatttaacacgtttttcacgtcattgacacgtttaacacgtttttgactcatttaacacgtttttcatgtcattgacacgtttttcacgtcattgacacgtttaacatgtccttgacacgtttaacacgtttttgacacgtttaacatgattttcacatttttaacatgtttaacacgtttaacatgattttcacatttttaacatgtttaacacgtttaacacgttttttacattttagcacattttgcacgttttggaacgtttaacaagtttttcacatatttaacacgtttttgacacgtttaacacgttttcacgtttttgacacatttaacacgttttttacgttttagacatgtttaacacgtttaacacgttttcacatttttgacacatttaacacatttgtttacgtttttgacacgtttaccacatttttgacacgtttaacacgtttttcatgttttggcacgtttaacaagtttaacacatgtttggaacgtttaacacgtttttgacacgttttcatttttttattcatattttggcacgttttggtacgtttaacaagtttttaacatttttacacgtttttgatacgtttatcaaattttcacgttttggacacatttaacacattttttttacgtttttgacacatttaacacatttgtttacgttttgacacatttaacatatttttttacgattctaacacatttacctcattttgacacgtttaacatgttttcacgtttttgaccgttttatacattttttatgtttttaacacgtttgcacgtttttgacacatttaacacaattttttacgtttttgacacatttacctcattttgacacgtttaacacggttttcacgttttggcacgtttaacaagtttttcacatgtttggaacgttttcatgtttttaacacgtttaaaatgtttttaacacgtttaaaacgtttttaacacattaaatatatttaacacgttgttCACACGTTTCatatgttttttacatttttgaaacgtttgacatatttttaacacatttaacacgttttaaacatgtttaacacgtttttcacgttttggcacgtttaataagttttttacttatttggcacgtttaacatatttttgatacgtttaacacgtttttgacatgtttaacatattttaaacctattaaaacgtgtgaaaaacatgttaaacgtattaaaaatgtcaaaaacgtgttatatgtgccaaaaacgtgaaaacgtgttaaaaacgtgaaaatgtgtgaaaaacgtgttaaaacgtgtgttTAAACGTGAGTAAacgtcaaaaatgtgaaaaacgtgttaagatgtgtgaaaaccatgttaaaacgtgtgaaaaacgtgtaaaaacgtgttaaacttgtcaaaacgtgaaaaatgtgtaaaacgtgttaaatgtgaacaacgtgtgaaaatgtgttaaacgtgtgaaaaacgtgttaaatgtgtcaaaacttgaaaaaccgtgttaaacgtgtcaaaaatgtataaaacgtgttagacatgccaaaaacgtgttaaatgtgtgaaaactgtgaaaaacatgttaaacgacC is drawn from Impatiens glandulifera chromosome 3, dImpGla2.1, whole genome shotgun sequence and contains these coding sequences:
- the LOC124931637 gene encoding peptidyl-prolyl cis-trans isomerase FKBP62-like encodes the protein MAADETTNLPDSIDEDDLDEEPGEVIESAPPLKVGEERQIDSSGLKKLLLKRGVGWETPEFGDEVTVHYVGTLIDGTKFDSTRDKDKPLTFKLGKEQVVLGLQQGIYTMKKGELAKFIVPPQLGYGDLGANGVPQNCYIQFEVELISWITVVDICKDGGIIKRIMQKGENSSPPSDLDEVLVNYQVMLEDDLLAMKTPEGGVEFHLKDGHLCPALSKVIKTMRRGEKVNLVIQPQYAFGESGYDSKDRSVTVPPNCVLKIDLELISYKPVIDVTGDSKVLKKILEEGHGIDTAKENAFVSVRYIAMLENGTVFEKRGFDGEGPLEFITEEEQVIDGLDRAVATMKKGEKALLTINPEYGFGNVQVKRDLAIIPPNSTVIYEIEMVDFFKEKVPSELSCHERIQTAERKKEEGNLLFRDGKYQRAVKKYEKAVEFIIEDGSLSGDDGNAMKTIRVSCWLNVAACNLKLKDFHQVISLCSKVLDVEFYNIKALYRRAQAYMETYDLQLAEIDIKKALEADPQNREVKMVQKRLKELKAESNKRDAKLFANMFAPKTKEGYFVPRKKLKIGEVEE